Proteins encoded by one window of Polaribacter haliotis:
- a CDS encoding MarR family winged helix-turn-helix transcriptional regulator: MGDISKDIQSNFKDDKIKALINIKYTANWLNSKENDFFKPYGISPQQFNILRILRGAKKETKVQIIKDRMIERAPNATRLMDKLCEKNLIERIRCEHDRRVVYVKITEEGLELLSNIDVNKNLSFLENLTEKEASQLSDLLDKIR; this comes from the coding sequence ATGGGCGATATTTCTAAAGACATACAATCGAATTTTAAAGACGATAAAATAAAGGCTTTAATCAACATAAAATATACAGCAAATTGGCTGAATAGTAAAGAAAATGATTTCTTTAAACCTTATGGAATTTCGCCACAACAATTTAATATTTTACGAATTTTAAGAGGAGCAAAGAAAGAAACTAAGGTTCAAATTATTAAAGATAGAATGATTGAACGTGCACCAAATGCAACACGTTTAATGGATAAATTATGTGAGAAAAATTTAATCGAAAGAATTCGTTGCGAACACGATAGAAGAGTAGTGTATGTAAAAATTACAGAAGAAGGTTTAGAGTTACTTTCCAATATCGATGTGAATAAAAACCTATCTTTTTTAGAGAATTTAACGGAGAAAGAAGCGTCTCAATTAAGTGATTTATTGGACAAAATTCGATAG
- the ettA gene encoding energy-dependent translational throttle protein EttA, with amino-acid sequence MSDDKKVIFSMNKLSKTYQSTGKQVLKDIYLSFFYGAKIGILGLNGSGKSTLLKIIAGVEKKFQGDVTFSPGYKVGYLEQEPQLDPEKTVLEIVKEGVAETVAILDEYNKINDMFGLEEVYSDADKMEKLMAQQAELQDKIDAANAWELDTKLEIAMDALRTPDSDKKIGVLSGGEKRRVALCRLLLQEPEILLLDEPTNHLDAESVHWLEHHLAQYKGTVIAVTHDRYFLDNVAGWILELDRGEGIPWKGNYSSWLDQKSQRMAKESKTASKRQKTLERELEWVRQGAKGRQTKQKARLKNYDKLMSQDQKVVDEKLEIYIPNGPRLGTNVIEASGVSKAYGDKLLYENLEFNLPQAGIVGIIGPNGAGKTTIFRMIMGEETPDKGEFKVGETAKIAYVDQAHSDINPDKTIWENFSDGQDLVMMGGKQVNSRAYLSRFNFSGSEQNKKVDTLSGGERNRLHLAMTLKEEGNVLLLDEPTNDLDVNTLRALEEGLENFAGCAVVISHDRWFLDRVCTHILAFEGNSEVYFFEGSFSDYEENKKKRLGGDLMPKRIKYKKLIR; translated from the coding sequence ATGAGTGACGATAAGAAAGTAATCTTTTCGATGAATAAGTTGTCTAAAACTTATCAATCTACAGGAAAACAAGTTTTAAAAGATATATATTTAAGTTTTTTCTACGGAGCTAAAATTGGTATTCTTGGTTTAAATGGGTCTGGAAAATCTACATTATTAAAAATAATTGCTGGTGTCGAAAAAAAATTCCAAGGAGATGTAACTTTTTCTCCTGGTTATAAAGTTGGTTATTTAGAGCAAGAACCACAATTAGATCCAGAAAAAACAGTTTTAGAAATTGTTAAAGAAGGTGTTGCAGAAACGGTTGCTATTTTAGATGAATATAACAAAATAAACGACATGTTTGGTTTGGAAGAAGTTTATTCAGATGCAGACAAGATGGAAAAACTAATGGCACAACAAGCAGAGCTTCAAGATAAAATAGATGCTGCAAATGCTTGGGAATTAGATACCAAGTTAGAAATTGCAATGGATGCTTTAAGAACACCAGATTCCGATAAGAAAATTGGAGTTCTTTCTGGTGGAGAAAAAAGACGTGTTGCACTTTGTAGATTATTACTACAAGAACCAGAAATTTTATTATTAGATGAGCCAACAAACCACTTGGATGCAGAATCTGTACATTGGTTAGAGCATCATTTAGCACAATATAAAGGAACTGTAATTGCAGTAACACACGATAGATACTTCTTAGATAATGTTGCTGGTTGGATTTTAGAATTAGATAGAGGAGAAGGAATTCCTTGGAAAGGAAACTACTCTTCTTGGTTAGATCAGAAATCGCAAAGAATGGCGAAAGAAAGCAAAACTGCTTCTAAACGTCAGAAAACTTTAGAACGAGAGTTGGAATGGGTTCGTCAAGGAGCAAAAGGGCGTCAAACAAAACAGAAAGCACGTTTGAAGAACTACGATAAATTGATGAGTCAAGATCAAAAAGTTGTTGACGAAAAATTAGAAATCTACATTCCTAATGGACCACGTTTAGGAACCAATGTTATAGAAGCTTCAGGAGTTTCTAAAGCTTATGGAGATAAATTATTATATGAAAATTTAGAATTTAACCTTCCTCAAGCAGGTATTGTGGGAATTATTGGGCCAAATGGTGCTGGAAAAACCACTATTTTTAGAATGATTATGGGAGAAGAAACCCCTGATAAAGGTGAGTTTAAAGTTGGTGAAACTGCAAAAATCGCTTATGTAGATCAAGCACATTCAGATATTAACCCAGATAAAACAATTTGGGAAAACTTTTCTGATGGACAAGATTTGGTAATGATGGGAGGAAAGCAAGTAAATTCTCGTGCTTATTTAAGTCGTTTTAATTTCTCTGGAAGTGAACAAAATAAGAAAGTAGATACACTTTCTGGAGGAGAAAGAAACCGTTTGCATTTAGCGATGACTTTAAAGGAAGAAGGAAACGTACTTTTATTAGATGAGCCAACCAACGATTTAGATGTAAATACTCTAAGAGCATTAGAAGAAGGGTTAGAAAATTTCGCAGGTTGTGCAGTAGTTATTAGTCACGATAGATGGTTTTTAGATAGAGTTTGTACCCACATTTTAGCTTTCGAAGGAAATAGTGAAGTTTATTTTTTTGAAGGTTCTTTTTCTGACTACGAAGAGAATAAGAAAAAGCGTTTGGGTGGAGATTTAATGCCAAAACGTATTAAGTATAAGAAGTTGATTCGATAG
- a CDS encoding NADPH-dependent 2,4-dienoyl-CoA reductase: protein MSIYKHIFEPLDLGFTTLKNRILMGSMHTGLEEEKNGIDKIATYYAERAKGGVGLIVTGGISPNIQGWTGPFSARMSTKKHAKHHQKITEAVHKEGGKICMQILHAGRYGYHPFNVAPSEIKSPITPFKPFKLTESGIKRTIRDFVNSAKLSKVAGYDGVEIMGSEGYLINQFIVKRTNKRTDSWGGDYENRMRLPIELVKQTREAVGKEFIIIYRLSMLDLVENGSSWKEVVQLGKEIEKAGATIINTGIGWHEARIPTISTAVPRGAFTWVTKKMKEEISIPLITSNRINMPETAEKILAEGDADMISMARPFLADPEWVNKAKADKSDEINTCIGCNQACLDHVFEQKVASCLVNPRACHETELNYNPTKNKKKVAVIGAGPAGLAAATISAERGHIVTLFDADKEIGGQFNIAKQIPGKEEFYETLRYFNKQIELHNVTVKLNTRVSVEDLQSSDFDEIVVATGIKPRELKIEGIDNPKVLSYLDVLKHKKPVGKRVAVIGAGGIGFDVSEYLSHEGESTSQNINAWLKEWGIDKTLEARSGIEGVKPEFHPSPREIFMFKRSAGKFGGNLGKTTGWIHRSTLKKKKVQFIGEVQYTKIDDEGLHYIKDEKPQVLKVDNVVICAGQTPFKELYQPLLDAGKNVHVIGGADFASELDAKRAINQGARLAAKL, encoded by the coding sequence ATGAGTATATACAAACACATATTTGAGCCGTTAGATTTAGGATTTACAACCTTAAAAAATAGAATTTTAATGGGTTCTATGCATACAGGTTTAGAAGAAGAAAAAAACGGAATAGACAAAATTGCTACTTATTATGCAGAAAGAGCAAAAGGTGGAGTAGGGTTGATTGTAACTGGAGGAATTTCGCCAAACATACAAGGTTGGACAGGGCCATTTTCTGCGAGAATGTCTACAAAAAAACATGCAAAACATCATCAAAAAATAACAGAAGCTGTACATAAAGAAGGAGGGAAGATCTGTATGCAAATTCTACATGCAGGACGTTATGGATATCATCCTTTTAATGTAGCGCCTTCAGAAATAAAATCACCAATAACACCATTCAAACCATTCAAATTAACAGAATCGGGAATTAAAAGAACCATTCGCGATTTTGTAAATTCTGCAAAACTATCTAAAGTAGCAGGTTATGATGGTGTTGAAATTATGGGTTCAGAAGGGTATTTAATCAATCAATTTATTGTTAAAAGAACCAATAAAAGAACCGATTCTTGGGGTGGAGATTATGAAAACAGAATGCGCTTGCCAATTGAATTGGTAAAACAAACACGAGAAGCTGTAGGTAAAGAATTTATTATTATTTACAGATTATCGATGTTAGATTTGGTAGAAAATGGAAGTTCTTGGAAAGAAGTTGTTCAACTTGGAAAAGAAATTGAAAAAGCTGGAGCAACCATAATAAATACAGGAATTGGTTGGCACGAAGCAAGAATACCAACAATTTCAACTGCAGTTCCAAGAGGTGCATTTACTTGGGTAACCAAAAAAATGAAAGAAGAAATCTCAATTCCATTGATAACTTCTAACAGAATAAATATGCCAGAAACTGCAGAAAAAATCCTTGCAGAAGGAGATGCAGATATGATTTCTATGGCAAGACCATTTTTGGCAGATCCTGAATGGGTAAACAAGGCAAAAGCTGATAAATCTGATGAAATTAATACATGTATTGGTTGTAATCAGGCTTGTTTAGATCATGTTTTTGAGCAGAAAGTAGCGAGTTGTTTGGTAAACCCTAGAGCTTGTCATGAAACAGAATTGAATTATAATCCTACAAAAAATAAGAAAAAAGTTGCAGTAATTGGAGCAGGTCCAGCAGGATTAGCTGCAGCAACAATTTCCGCAGAAAGAGGACATATTGTAACTTTATTTGACGCTGATAAAGAAATTGGTGGGCAATTTAATATTGCAAAACAAATTCCAGGGAAAGAAGAGTTCTATGAAACATTACGTTATTTTAACAAACAAATAGAGTTACATAATGTAACTGTAAAATTAAATACCAGAGTTTCTGTGGAAGATTTACAATCATCGGATTTTGATGAAATTGTAGTTGCAACAGGAATAAAACCAAGAGAATTAAAAATAGAAGGAATAGATAACCCTAAAGTGTTGAGTTATTTAGATGTTCTAAAACATAAAAAACCAGTTGGAAAACGAGTAGCAGTAATTGGTGCAGGAGGAATTGGTTTTGACGTTTCAGAATATTTATCTCACGAAGGAGAATCTACATCACAAAATATTAATGCTTGGTTAAAAGAATGGGGAATTGATAAAACGTTAGAAGCACGTTCTGGAATTGAAGGAGTAAAACCAGAATTTCATCCATCTCCAAGAGAAATTTTTATGTTTAAAAGAAGTGCTGGTAAATTCGGTGGAAATTTAGGAAAAACCACAGGTTGGATTCATAGATCTACCTTAAAGAAAAAGAAAGTTCAGTTTATAGGAGAAGTACAATACACAAAGATTGATGATGAAGGTTTACATTATATAAAAGATGAAAAACCACAAGTTTTAAAAGTAGATAATGTGGTTATTTGTGCAGGGCAAACTCCGTTTAAAGAATTGTATCAACCTTTATTAGATGCTGGAAAAAATGTACATGTAATTGGTGGCGCGGATTTTGCAAGTGAATTGGATGCGAAGAGAGCAATAAATCAAGGAGCAAGATTAGCTGCAAAGTTGTAA
- a CDS encoding DinB family protein produces MIEAIEQNLQRGIKLLHSISDEQYSNTSIAPYHSSIGCHTRHILDMFSCIFNGLDTREIDLTKRERNELAEKHTNIGIDYFNTIIKKLRSLSAIDLQNEVAVTDDLGLGNVTIKTSLASILTQAQSHTTHHYATIGYLVHHIGIQLPESGFGFNPTTPQKLSV; encoded by the coding sequence ATGATTGAAGCTATTGAGCAAAATTTGCAAAGAGGAATAAAATTATTACACAGTATATCAGATGAGCAATATAGTAACACTTCAATAGCACCTTATCATTCAAGCATTGGTTGTCATACACGTCATATTTTAGATATGTTTTCTTGTATTTTTAATGGATTAGATACTAGGGAAATAGATTTAACTAAGAGAGAAAGAAACGAATTAGCAGAGAAACACACCAATATAGGAATTGATTATTTTAACACAATAATTAAAAAATTAAGAAGTTTAAGTGCAATAGATTTACAAAATGAAGTTGCAGTTACAGATGATTTAGGTTTAGGGAATGTTACAATAAAAACTTCTTTAGCATCTATTTTAACTCAAGCACAAAGCCATACAACACACCATTATGCAACTATTGGTTATTTAGTTCATCATATAGGAATACAATTACCAGAATCTGGTTTCGGTTTTAACCCTACAACTCCTCAGAAGTTAAGTGTTTAA
- a CDS encoding pirin family protein, translating to MKKIIHKSETRGEANHGWLKSFHTFSFASYQNSERMNFGMLRVLNDDVVQPKMGFGTHPHKNMEIISIPISGVLSHKDSMDNKRSIEVGEVQVMSAGTGLTHSEFNDSKTDAVNFLQLWIIPEAENVTPNYEQKLFSEAERKNKFQVLVSPKDKQIKGSLPINQQGYISMIDLEADLKTEYELKNGAYFFLIEGEVSIADEIIKRRDAIGISETEKVVIKANKQSKLLIIDVPMN from the coding sequence ATGAAAAAAATAATTCACAAATCAGAAACAAGAGGCGAAGCAAATCACGGTTGGTTAAAATCGTTTCATACATTTAGTTTTGCCAGTTATCAAAATTCAGAAAGAATGAATTTTGGAATGTTACGTGTTTTAAATGACGATGTTGTGCAACCGAAAATGGGTTTTGGTACACATCCACATAAAAATATGGAAATTATTTCCATTCCTATTTCTGGAGTGCTTTCTCATAAAGATTCTATGGATAATAAACGTTCTATAGAAGTTGGTGAAGTACAAGTAATGAGTGCTGGAACAGGTTTAACACATTCCGAATTTAACGATTCTAAAACAGATGCCGTTAACTTTCTTCAACTTTGGATTATTCCAGAAGCAGAAAATGTAACGCCAAATTACGAGCAAAAATTATTTTCTGAAGCTGAAAGAAAAAACAAGTTTCAAGTGTTGGTTTCGCCAAAAGACAAACAAATAAAAGGTTCTTTACCAATAAATCAGCAAGGTTATATTTCTATGATAGATTTAGAGGCCGATTTAAAAACAGAATATGAACTAAAAAACGGAGCTTATTTTTTCTTAATAGAAGGAGAAGTTTCAATTGCAGACGAAATAATTAAAAGAAGAGATGCTATTGGAATTTCGGAAACCGAAAAAGTTGTAATAAAAGCAAATAAACAAAGTAAATTGTTAATTATTGATGTTCCAATGAATTAA
- a CDS encoding pirin family protein produces the protein MKTQKTIQHKVTSPLVNMGPIKLRQPLPTEGIENLDPFLLLHHYGPYAISEFNNPFDLGPHPHRGFEPITLLFKGEQLHRDSLGNEMVVKAGGVQWTTAGRGIIHAEAPTKEFVKKGGELEGIQLWLNLPAKDKMIPPNYQHLEDAQIPKLFSDDKKVQLNIIAGNQSTEKGLIKTQTEVNVFTAIADENGQMEIELPKNHQSLIYLLEGEILVNNSEILKKGENQMITFNQDGNFIQFEAKKQSTLLIISGAPIKEKVTQYGPYVMNTQTEILEAMRDFQQGKMGHLY, from the coding sequence ATGAAAACACAAAAAACAATTCAACATAAAGTTACAAGTCCGTTGGTAAATATGGGACCAATAAAACTGCGTCAACCATTGCCAACAGAGGGAATCGAAAATTTAGATCCGTTTTTATTATTGCATCATTATGGGCCTTATGCAATTTCAGAATTTAACAATCCGTTCGATTTAGGGCCACATCCACACAGAGGTTTCGAGCCAATTACGTTGTTATTTAAAGGCGAACAATTGCACAGAGATTCTCTGGGAAATGAAATGGTTGTAAAAGCTGGTGGTGTTCAATGGACAACTGCTGGACGTGGAATTATTCATGCTGAAGCTCCAACAAAAGAATTTGTTAAAAAAGGTGGCGAGTTAGAAGGAATTCAATTATGGCTCAATTTACCAGCAAAAGATAAAATGATTCCGCCAAATTATCAACATTTAGAAGATGCCCAAATTCCGAAATTATTTTCTGATGATAAAAAAGTGCAATTGAACATTATTGCTGGAAATCAATCAACTGAAAAAGGTCTGATTAAAACACAAACAGAAGTAAATGTTTTTACTGCAATTGCAGATGAAAATGGACAAATGGAAATTGAACTTCCAAAAAATCATCAATCTTTAATTTATTTATTAGAAGGAGAAATTTTGGTAAACAATTCAGAGATTTTGAAAAAAGGAGAAAACCAAATGATTACGTTCAATCAAGATGGAAATTTTATTCAATTTGAAGCAAAAAAACAAAGTACTCTATTGATAATTTCAGGAGCACCAATAAAAGAAAAAGTAACTCAATATGGCCCTTATGTAATGAATACACAGACTGAAATTTTAGAAGCAATGCGCGATTTTCAGCAGGGGAAAATGGGGCATTTATATTAA
- a CDS encoding CAL67264 family membrane protein — MGMNKNTVLAWATFIMILVGLGLIALGAFRYDDVAGWGFASVGIGFFAIAWVFNALKGRV; from the coding sequence ATGGGAATGAATAAAAATACTGTGCTTGCTTGGGCAACTTTTATAATGATTTTAGTAGGACTAGGTCTAATTGCATTAGGTGCTTTTAGATATGATGATGTTGCTGGTTGGGGGTTTGCTTCAGTGGGTATTGGTTTCTTTGCAATTGCTTGGGTTTTTAATGCATTAAAAGGAAGAGTTTAA
- a CDS encoding NAD-dependent succinate-semialdehyde dehydrogenase, translating to MTKEKNITTINPATNEKIETYKYMTTAEMDTAIKDCNTAFLDWKLVSLKERAKIIGGIGKKLQEHKKELSELMTNEMGKLFSQSEQEVDLCSGICKYTAENASENLKEEARELVGGGKGIITYSPIGIVYGIQPWNYPSYQVIRYAIVNLMAGNGVLLKHAKNVTGTGKFLEKIFKEAGLPKDLFKVLIIEHEQSNKVIEHNLVRGVTLTGSSKAGKKVGEKATTELKKVVLELGSNDAYIVLEDADLELAVEKCVRGRIYNNGETCIAAKRFVVVDAVYDEFKKAFVKAMKDVKVGNPMDSKFDMGPMAREDLRETLHEQVEESVKKGAEILCGGEIPEGKGFYYPVTVLENVKSGQPAYDDELFGPVASLIKAKDENDAMRIANDSRFGLGGGIFSKDEKKATKLAQKYFDTGMVFINSFGIADPAMPFGGVKDSGFGREHGGFGIREFVNIKSIIFSES from the coding sequence ATGACTAAAGAAAAAAATATTACTACAATTAATCCTGCAACTAACGAAAAAATAGAAACCTACAAGTACATGACAACTGCTGAAATGGATACAGCTATAAAAGATTGTAATACTGCTTTTTTAGATTGGAAATTAGTTTCTCTAAAAGAACGAGCAAAAATTATTGGAGGTATTGGAAAAAAATTACAAGAGCATAAAAAAGAACTTTCCGAATTAATGACCAATGAAATGGGAAAACTATTCAGCCAGAGTGAGCAAGAAGTAGATTTATGTTCGGGAATTTGTAAATATACTGCCGAAAATGCATCAGAAAATTTAAAAGAAGAAGCAAGAGAATTAGTTGGTGGAGGAAAAGGAATTATTACTTATTCTCCCATTGGAATTGTTTACGGAATTCAGCCTTGGAACTACCCTTCATACCAAGTTATTAGATACGCTATTGTAAATTTAATGGCTGGAAATGGAGTATTGTTAAAACATGCAAAAAACGTAACTGGAACTGGTAAGTTTTTAGAAAAAATTTTTAAAGAAGCTGGTTTGCCAAAAGATTTATTTAAAGTTTTAATTATTGAACACGAACAATCAAACAAAGTTATTGAACATAATTTAGTAAGAGGTGTAACTTTAACAGGAAGTTCTAAGGCTGGAAAAAAAGTGGGAGAAAAAGCTACCACTGAATTGAAAAAAGTAGTTTTAGAACTGGGTAGTAATGATGCGTATATCGTATTAGAAGATGCAGATTTAGAATTGGCTGTTGAAAAATGTGTACGAGGTAGAATTTATAATAATGGAGAAACTTGCATCGCTGCAAAAAGGTTTGTAGTTGTAGATGCTGTTTATGATGAATTTAAAAAAGCATTTGTAAAAGCGATGAAAGACGTAAAAGTTGGAAACCCTATGGATAGTAAATTCGATATGGGACCAATGGCTAGAGAAGATTTACGAGAAACTCTACATGAACAAGTAGAAGAAAGTGTAAAAAAAGGAGCAGAAATTTTATGTGGTGGAGAAATTCCAGAGGGGAAAGGTTTTTATTATCCTGTAACTGTTTTAGAAAACGTAAAATCTGGACAACCTGCTTACGATGATGAACTTTTTGGACCAGTTGCATCATTAATTAAAGCTAAAGACGAAAATGATGCCATGAGAATTGCCAACGATAGTCGTTTTGGTTTAGGTGGAGGAATTTTTTCTAAAGATGAAAAAAAAGCAACAAAATTAGCTCAAAAATATTTTGATACTGGAATGGTATTTATAAACTCATTCGGAATTGCAGATCCTGCAATGCCTTTTGGTGGTGTAAAAGATTCTGGTTTTGGTAGAGAACATGGAGGGTTTGGAATTAGAGAATTTGTAAATATAAAATCTATTATTTTTAGTGAATCGTAA
- a CDS encoding serine hydrolase, whose amino-acid sequence MNLKIIMMFIKNNKFILTILLMFLPFIGQAQNSIILKNGAGSTYNATLPLDLYKTIKPIADIESSELKEILVTEINKNKTWKRLVRGRQMSIGIVDLSDSTKFKYAGVNDNFMMYAASLPKIAILLAAMDALDKGELKDSKEVREDLRLMISKSNNRASTRMIDRLGYKKIEEVLRAPKNKLYDEELGGGLWVGKRYAAAGARNPDPIKGLSHAATTRQVCSFYYQLALGNLISTEKSMEMLEIMKDPALHHKFVNTLDVVAPKADVYRKSGSWRNYHSDSALVWGPDRKYIIVALIDNDYGEQIIRNLVRPLEKVLKKSRSL is encoded by the coding sequence ATGAATTTAAAAATAATTATGATGTTTATAAAAAACAACAAATTTATACTTACAATTTTATTAATGTTCTTGCCATTTATTGGGCAGGCTCAAAACTCAATTATACTAAAAAATGGAGCTGGTAGTACCTACAATGCTACACTTCCTTTAGACTTATACAAAACAATTAAGCCTATTGCAGATATTGAAAGTTCAGAACTAAAAGAGATTCTAGTTACAGAAATTAATAAAAACAAAACATGGAAACGTTTAGTTAGAGGAAGACAAATGTCTATAGGTATTGTAGATTTAAGTGATTCTACAAAATTTAAATATGCAGGTGTTAACGATAATTTTATGATGTATGCTGCAAGTTTGCCAAAAATTGCCATTTTATTGGCAGCAATGGATGCTTTAGATAAAGGAGAGTTAAAAGATTCTAAAGAAGTGCGTGAAGATTTACGATTAATGATTAGTAAATCGAACAACAGAGCTTCCACAAGAATGATTGATAGATTAGGTTACAAAAAAATTGAAGAAGTTTTAAGAGCTCCAAAAAATAAATTATATGACGAAGAACTTGGTGGAGGCCTTTGGGTAGGAAAAAGATATGCAGCAGCAGGTGCAAGAAACCCAGACCCAATAAAAGGTTTAAGTCATGCTGCAACCACAAGACAAGTTTGTAGCTTTTATTATCAATTGGCATTGGGAAATTTAATTTCTACAGAAAAATCTATGGAAATGTTAGAAATTATGAAAGACCCAGCTTTGCATCACAAATTTGTAAATACGTTAGATGTGGTTGCTCCAAAAGCAGATGTGTATAGAAAATCGGGTTCTTGGAGAAATTATCATTCAGACTCTGCATTGGTTTGGGGACCAGATAGGAAATACATAATTGTTGCTCTTATAGACAATGATTATGGAGAACAAATTATTAGAAATTTAGTGAGACCATTAGAAAAAGTATTAAAAAAATCACGTTCTTTATAG